The Gopherus flavomarginatus isolate rGopFla2 chromosome 20, rGopFla2.mat.asm, whole genome shotgun sequence region cattaaagtctGTGATAATGGGGGTCAGATAGGTACATAGGTAAGATAGATGCTGCATAGAGGGACcatagtataaatgagaatcaggccctgaaaaTGCATTCTCTTCTGAAGGGGTTGCATAAACATACTATGGGTTGAAGCAGCCGATGAGCTAGGCTAGCAGTCCATGTCCACCAGTAATTGTGTGGGTTCCAGGCTGCTGTAGCCTGTGCTTTGATGGTGTTTTCCTGATCACCTCTTCATGATGGATGAGGCTGAGCAACAGGGGATGTGGCTTCTTTGCCGTATCAGAAACCTGGGACCGGCTCCTGAATCAGCTGTCGTTGCGTGCTGTAATAATACAGCCAGGTTAAAAATAGAAAGTGCTAATCTTGATCCTCCAGAACTTTTGTTGTGCCATCTTCCGAAAGGCACTGAGAGCTAATGTGATTGCATATGCTAATCTAGAGACACACGCCCACTCGAATGCAGATGCTCCGGCTcgtgcatgcacgcacacacacacaaagggacacAAGCACGTGCACAAAGATGGTGCGCCCCTTGCTGATGCTGGTGTGACTCAGGAGCAGTCTGGCTTGGTGTGGTCAGCAAGGGGACACTGGTGTAAAAATGATACGGAAGGTGGAGTGTGCCTGAAGTTTAGCTCAGCAGATCATGTGCAGTGTTTTGTCACCATTTGGAGTTGATTTTTGAGGCAGGGAAACAAGACCAAAGTCACGTTTTTCAGCACCGAACTAGATATATTTTTTCCTCCAGCCTATGTCCGCTGCCTGGTCCAATGCACAAGTGGCAGGGAGGGTGTCAGCCAGGGCAGGGATATGAACAGTTGTGAGAGTCCAAGGGAGAACTGTAGCTGTTTCTGACATGTTTGTATGCCGATAATGGCCACCGTTGTGTGTGTGTAACCCGCTGCCTGGCACAGAGCTCTCTGCAAACCCACCCCGCAAGCCAAGGAGTGGGATCTTATTCGTCTCACAAAATGGGGCGAAAGGTTTGGTTCTCTTGGACGGGGCAGGGGGTTCTTGGGACTTATGGTCCAGGAGGGGGCCCTGATTTTGGAGGCCCAGTTTAAGACTCCcgaggagcctgattttcagagctgagcagctgcctctgctggtgacttctgttGGTGTTGTAGAAACCCTGCCCAGGCTGTCTCAGATGGGGATCTCACTGCTGCTAAAAGAAgtaaaggggagggatagctcagtggtttgagcattggcctgctaaacccagggttgtgagttcactccttgagggggccatttaaagatctggggcaaaaatctgcctgggggttggtcctgctttgagtaggggatggactagatacctcctgaggtcccttccaagcctgatattctatgaaatactGAGGAGGCCCATACCCATCATCACATTAGGAAACACTGGCCATGAGCACTAAgcccatggggcggggggggcattAACAGCTTCCTTACAGCACGTGTTGCAATTTACATTGTGTGTGtggcttttaaaaattgtaacagTGCCTGGCACTGAGGCTGTGATTTTCAGGGGCCTAAGGAAGTTGAGCACTTTGCCTCCCAATCCCCCAGGAATCAAAGAGGAGATTTTCATAAGGGTCTAAATAGAGGCACACAAGGCAGAttgactttgaaaatcccaaactAGGGCAGAAATCAAAGGAGCAGGTTTTCAAAGTTGCAAAGGACAGTTAGATAGAATTTGACCTTCAGTGGGAATCAGGTGCCTGTGATAGTTATATGACCCCACATCACTGTAGTACCTGAGCAGCACCTCGCAATCTTTAATATACTGATCCTCACAACCCCCAACTCTCGAATGCCATtatacagaggggaaactgaggcagagaaagtgACTTGTCTAGGGTCACACAAGAAGCCAGCAGCAAATCACAGATTTGAACTCAGGTCTCTTAACTGCCAGGCTAGCCTTCTAACCACATCTTTCCTCTCAAAGGGTAGGTGGGCACCTAACTCCAAAGTGTGCCACTGGAAAGCACCCTCAAAAATAAATGAGTTACTGCTCTGACATCAGTACTGGGTGGACTACAGACAGTGCTCTAGCATCAGGCATGGGGCTCTGTAGATATGCAGTGCAGCTCCAACAATAGAAAACAATTATAAGCACACACAGAGCGTTACACCACACATGCTATAAATGTATAAACCCTGAGTGATTCCAGCAAAGCCATCCCACCAGTAGCCAGTCTGGAGCGGAAGACCTTTGTCGGCTGCGGCCCACCACTGACAGTTGCTACATTTTGCTTCGTAGGTCAAAGATGAAAAAAACATCCAGGAAGTGTTTGACCTGAGTGATTATGAGAAATGTGAAGAGCTCAGGAAGTCCAAAAGCAGAAGCAAAAAGAACCACAGCAAGTTCATGCTAGCACACTCCAAACAGCCTGGAAACACGGTACGGCTTCCTAGGCAGCTGGTGCTCACCTTCACCAAGAGATCAGGCTGTATTGACTATGGCAGCATGAGTCAACAGCCCAATTCCCTCCTTTGTGTTTCTCCAAGATCTAGtgtcccccctgccccaactcccaaATTATCGGGCTGGGcacagggatccctgggaggAATTCTCTGGCCTACACCGTGCAGAGGGTCAGCCTAGATcatcacaatggtcccctctggctttAAGACCGATGAACCTCCACCTGTTGGAGGCAGTAGACTCTGCAGTGACGAATGATGCCATTGACTTGTAATGGCAGCAGAATCAGGCCTCTGGCCTCTCTAATTAAATAAGCCAATCATTTAACTCCAGATCTTTGAagtgggatgttgtgaaggtcaagactataacagggttcaaaaaagaacttgaaTAAAtacatggaagataggtccagccaggatgggcaaggatagtgtctgtagcctctgtttgccagaagctgggaatgagtgacaggggatgcatcacttgatgatcgcctgttctgttcattccctctgaagtacctatcactggccactgtcagaagacaggatactgggctagatgaacctttggtctgacccagtatggccgctcttatgtagTCTAAATAAGGGACAGGGAAAGCATTTGGGATTGTCTCAACGTGGACCAGAACCTTCACCAATAACTGAACCATTTAGCGAGACTGGAAACGTTTCAGCTGTTAGTGGCAGTCGTGGGTTGGCTGGTTGGGTGTGCTTCTTCCTGAGAAATAAAACAGGCCCCCAGTCTGGTTCTCTGCTACCATAAATCGTGGGCTGGGTAGAGCTGCGCTGGCTTGTGTTAGTGGAGAATCTGGGATTTGTGCATATTCCCACACCCTTTTCTTGGTGGCTTCACAGTGGCCGGGGACTGAGCCGACGGCCAGGCGCTGCACACAGCACTGACATGAATTCCCTCTCTCCTAGGCACCCAATCTGATCTTCCTGGCCGTCAGTCCGGAAGAGAAAGAGTCCTGGATCAACGCCCTCAACTCCGCCATCACCAGAGCCAAAAACCGCATCTTAGATGAGGTGAGAAGTTCTCTCGGGGCTGGGCCCCAGTTCTGTTGTCCCAGCCTTAATCTTCAGTGAAGCCTTTGGCTTTAGCTCTCCTGCCTAAGGTACCTCTGAACAGCAGCCAGTCTCCCAGCCTGGGTCGGcagagtgctaaaaatagctgtgtagagcTTGTGGCTCGGGCTGTGAAGTCTGAGGTGGGGAGTGGGCTTCAGAACACGAGCCACGACTTAACAGCACAGTCGGCAcaactatttttagcacagtagcATGAGCCCTGTGATCCTGACTCTGTCAGCCCGGGAGGCTGGCTGCTGCGAGCTGTCGCTGGCTGTGTAGACGAACCTGTTGTGGGAAAGGCCCCCCGCATTTCCGACCCCAGCACAAGCACGTCCCTCTTTCTCAGCCTCGAAACcaatagtgcagagctgctgGGCTTTGGCTAACGGCAATCGGCGTGTGAGGGGATCGGCGTTCTCAACGCTGGCTCTGGTGGACGCTCCGTGACTATCTAGCTCATAATAAGCCAGCAGTGATTGCATGCCGTGCTGCATGACTTCCATAGGCCTCAAGCAACTCCTAGGTTATCTCCAGGGGCTGTCTATCCTGGGAGAACAGCCTCCTGAGGCAGAGCCCCATAAATCACCCAGGGGGTCACCTGGGCAACAGATGAAATGTGAGGCCCATCTTGCCCTCACTAAAGTGCACAGGAATCCACCctattgtctgtcttgtctgtttagactgtgagctcctcagggcagggattggctcTAGATAAGTGTCTGTGCAGGGCCTAGCTAATAGCCAAGGATGAATTTGGGCCTTGTATTTTTAACTCCCCGGAGAGTAGCGTTCCCCgccccatccctcccacctccccatttAAGGTCCCTTCCTATGGTAAGTGTGATGCAATGGGGTGAAGATGAGAATGAGGCCCTGAGCAAGGCCTTGCTTGCACCTAGAATTTGCACCAGGTTAACTCAGGCTGGTTTTTAAGCCAGTGAAAAGCCATGTGTGGATGCATGTCAGAGACTGAGGCGAGGATGGGTCAGGCCTAGAGGTTGGAGTGGGGCAGTCAGGCCCAGGGGTCAGAGCTGGAATCAGGAGTCAAGAGCAGGGTGGGAACAAGGTAAGagtagggctgggagctgggctggagcaggctaCGGCCCATGAAGTCTGTCACCTCTCCAGCACAGGACGATTCCAAGCCATGAAGCTACCTTGGGCATACTGAGCTGCTCTTTCTCCCCTGAGGCTTATATACCTGTCTTGAGAGTCACCTGACCAGCTCCCTGCTtggggattggctggagcctaacACAGGAATGACTCATCCCCTTGTGGAGTTCTGGGATGACTCATCACCTCACAGTGCACTTCTATCATTTTAAAGCTGTCTGTCTCCGTTCAGCTTGCGCTTGTAGGCGTGGTATGCGCACAGGTAACCGGACAGACCAATCCAGCTGTTCAACAGCGCGCTGTGCAATAGCAGCAAGAGGACGAACTGTAGTGGCATAGGCCAGCGTGGGGATATGATCTCACTCCATCCTGTTAGAATACGGTCACTTCCAAAGTGGTTGAATTATTGTGAACTAAAGTGTAGGATGAACCAAAACAAGGCTGTTCGTGTGAGGATACAAGGGAGTTTCTGCTGGAAAAAGCAAAGATATATTGGTCCAACTTTCCCATGCAAACAAGGCCTACATTTATCAACCCAAGCAAAACTGACGGCAACCAGGTTTAAATTGATAGGAGTGTCCACACGCAAAGTGGCATCTGTTTAACAACATCAGCATAAAATTGCACCTTTATCTAAACTGGTACAAGCAGCTCTCAGTCTGGGAAAGCAGTGCTCTTGCATATGACTTGCCATGGCAGATATGGAGTCTGCAATTCAAAGGAGGGCCTCAACACTGTTTAATAGCCTAGCAGGTGGTTTTACACTAGCCTCTCCCTCATCCAGAACTCAGGTGTGATGCCCTGTGATCAACCCAGCCCATCATTCAAATAGGGACTTCCCTATTGTGAATTGTTTTACACAGAAGCTGGtcagatactacggtgatgggtggcagtataAAAACCTCAGATAGATGGTTAGAGTCTCCTAATTCTCTTGCCTTTGGCTCCACCAAAAGCTCTACCAGTTAGCTCTCTGCAGATCCTTTCAAGAGCAGACAGCACATCCCATGAATCTTTGCCAGTGTCTGGAAGGTTTGGATGAGTTACCGGCAGTGGAATTCTTTTGCCTGACCCAAATAATTGATTCCAGTTCAAGGCAAGTTTTGATTCAAATGGTGTTCGGTGAACGTTAGAGCTCTTGGGTGTCGCTGGTGCATTTCATAATGCAAAGCTGGGGGGTTTATTAGCTAGCATATTTGCCAGAGGTGACCTGCAAATTGTATGTTTGACTGTCAGATTTGCAGTTTGCAATTCAAACAACCTGCCGGCCGAGAGTTCCACCCTGACGAAATGAGCAAATTTTTCTGTACAGTTTTTCCAATGTTGCCATCAGCTCGTGGACAGATCACAGATGGAAAGACAAAACTGGTTAAATAAATTATGCACCAGGAATTATCGACCCAGCTCCAGTTGCAGAGGCAGGCTTGCGGTTTGCATTTCTCAGGCACTGGGATGCTTGATGACCTTTACTGTCCTTGCAGGTGACTGTTGAGGAGGACAGCTACCTCGCCCATCCGACCCGTGACAGAGCGAAAATCCAGCACTCCAGACGGCCTCCGACACGGGGACACTTGATGGCTGTGGTATGTAGGCTAAACCCTGGGCACAAGTTCAGATAGATCATCTCCGACGTTAGCGATcccttatatatttatttattttgaatggATGGAAGAAGATACAGAGTCTTTTATCTCTGGGTTGAAATGCAATCCGGATTGGTGAGGACTGATGGCTGTTTCCTGGCCTGTGTGAACTGAAAAGGCATGTCTTATTCTAGTTTCTATTACAGAAGTGccttacaggtgggaaactgaggcacggggtggCTTgaaagacttgcccaaggtcacaggagGAGGCTGTGTCTGAGCTGGGAACTGGACCCATGTGTCCTGCGCCTCAGCCACTAGTctacccccgccccccacaccatTCCTCCTGGTGCCTGTTTACACGCTGGCAGGGATGGGCTAGATGGGCTCATTAGAAATCCACAGAGAGGCTGATTAGTGCCATTGTTGCTATGATGCTCAAAGTAATGGGTGGGCGACCTCTGCGTCCATCTGTTCACAGCTCCCGCCTTTCTCTCCACGGTCTGCAGGCATCTACCTCAACGTCAGATGGCATGCTGACACTGGACCTCATCCAAGAGGAAGACACCTCTCCCGAGGACCATGGGACCTGTGAAGAGAGCTTCCGGGTAGACCTGGATAAATCCGTGGCGCACCTCACTGCCAGCCGGCGCCGGTCGGATTCGGAGAACGTCAAGTCCTTGGAGAAAGGCCGGTCAGTGAGCCTGCCGAGACGGGAGGCGATCTCGTGGGACAAAACTGGGAAACGCAACGACGCCTTCGAGAAAGGGACCATGTACACCCCGCAGGTCCCCAAAAAGCTCTCGCACTCAGAAAAGAACAAATGTGCCTCCATGGAAGAGATTTTGTCTCGCCGGGACTCTTCTGCGCACCGGGCAGTGctgaggaaggggctggaggcTCAGTTTGCGTCGGGTGAGCCAGAGCAGCTGGCCCGGATACAGGAACTGGTTGCACTGAAACTGGAAAAAACTCAGGAACTGCTGGCGGAGGTGAAGGGCTATGGGGAAGGGAAGCGAAAGACAAAAGATTTTGACGCAGCTGCCACCACCACCTCTTCCTCTTCCAAGTCGGACTCTGAGAGCATCTTGCAGGAGACAGAGAGGTTGCTGGGCGAGGCCTCCTCAACCTGGAGCCAGGCCAAGAAGGTGTTACAGGAGATTAAAGAGCTGAGGGACCTGTACAAACAGTTAGAATTGCAACCGTCAGACCCTAAACCCAAACAGATCTCACAGTCTCAGTACAGGAAGAGCATGATGTGAAGGCATGCTTCAGGGTGGGGTGGTGGTgacttctttttattattatttacagtgTTTGAAACAGTACAACGTACCTGTTCTCATCAAAACTTGCTCCTCAAGCttcatcccttcccctccccagatctccccctcacccctcctccccagatgaaACAGAAGGTGTTCCAATAAATCAGTTTGGATTCCTACTTTTTTTCCAAGTATCCTTTCTCTGCGTTCTTGGGCTGCTCGTGTCATGCTTGCAGCATGGAAGATCACCAAGACCTGGAAAGCTCCCAGCACACTTGTGGAGACATACGCACAGCAGCACGGGTAGATATTCTTCCTCTATAGAAGCCCTGGGTTTGCTGCTCTGAACCCAGAGCTGTGGTTCTGTGTCCTGCGTTACAGCTCTTTGATCAAGAGCATTGGCAACTTGGTTTATGTTTTTCctcctctttaaaaaaagagtcaGCACGTGGAGGTCCGCGTTATCCAAAAACTGTTTGGAAGATGTTTGCCAGTGACATCCAAGCCAGGGTTGGAATTCCACTGTCAGAACGAGGAGATTCCCAGCCTGGAATGCAGTCTGACATGTCGTGAGAGGCATCGGACGCTCCTTCCTGGATTGCAGTTAACAGGGCTCTTCCCTGGCGTTGTTCCTGCACTGATCCCAAACTCTCTTTTGCAAACTCCTGTGGCAGGCAGCTGTTAATACATGTGGTACATATACAGCCTTCCGTACGGAGGCAACAGGTATGCAATCTGTGTTAAAACTAACCCTGTCTGTCAGCCGACAGCCGATACTTCAGAGacaccccctggcctggtgcaATGAGATTTAGCAACCACAATGTCTTCCTTCTTGTGCAGATGATCAAAGCCTGTAGTCCAACGGGCAGtcattatttgttttttgttgttctttcctTCATTTAGGCTGGAGTGAAATGGAAAGTCAGGGTTTGGCACTGAGGGCAACAGAAAAGCTGAGAATTGCCGTTGGTTTAATGggactgattctgctctcactcacACTCCGTTTACACAATCGAGCCTCACACAATTGTCTCTTAGCTGACATTGACGTGAGGTCAGTGTCAGGCCCACTAAAACTCAAACGGATTCCAGATTACAGCTCAGATATCCTCGCCTCGCCGATGTCTAGCACTTTTCTAAATAGGTGGCTCAGCTTTCATGCATTTAGGCAGCAGGACAAGAGGGAAATAGGCAAAGATTTCTCTCAGGGCTTAAAGTACACTGGCAAATTAACATCAGTTGTTTTTTCCAAGAAATCT contains the following coding sequences:
- the PLEKHO1 gene encoding pleckstrin homology domain-containing family O member 1 isoform X2, producing the protein MMKKNNSAKRGPQDGNQQSMQPEKVGWVRKFCGKGIFREIWKNRYVVLKGDQLYISEKEVKDEKNIQEVFDLSDYEKCEELRKSKSRSKKNHSKFMLAHSKQPGNTAPNLIFLAVSPEEKESWINALNSAITRAKNRILDEVTVEEDSYLAHPTRDRAKIQHSRRPPTRGHLMAVASTSTSDGMLTLDLIQEEDTSPEDHGTCEESFRVDLDKSVAHLTASRRRSDSENVKSLEKGRSVSLPRREAISWDKTGKRNDAFEKGTMYTPQVPKKLSHSEKNKCASMEEILSRRDSSAHRAVLRKGLEAQFASGEPEQLARIQELVALKLEKTQELLAEVKGYGEGKRKTKDFDAAATTTSSSSKSDSESILQETERLLGEASSTWSQAKKVLQEIKELRDLYKQLELQPSDPKPKQISQSQYRKSMM
- the PLEKHO1 gene encoding pleckstrin homology domain-containing family O member 1 isoform X3 — translated: MMKKNNSAKRDGNQQSMQPEKVGWVRKFCGKGIFREIWKNRYVVLKGDQLYISEKEVKDEKNIQEVFDLSDYEKCEELRKSKSRSKKNHSKFMLAHSKQPGNTAPNLIFLAVSPEEKESWINALNSAITRAKNRILDEVTVEEDSYLAHPTRDRAKIQHSRRPPTRGHLMAVASTSTSDGMLTLDLIQEEDTSPEDHGTCEESFRVDLDKSVAHLTASRRRSDSENVKSLEKGRSVSLPRREAISWDKTGKRNDAFEKGTMYTPQVPKKLSHSEKNKCASMEEILSRRDSSAHRAVLRKGLEAQFASGEPEQLARIQELVALKLEKTQELLAEVKGYGEGKRKTKDFDAAATTTSSSSKSDSESILQETERLLGEASSTWSQAKKVLQEIKELRDLYKQLELQPSDPKPKQISQSQYRKSMM
- the PLEKHO1 gene encoding pleckstrin homology domain-containing family O member 1 isoform X4, which encodes MQPEKVGWVRKFCGKGIFREIWKNRYVVLKGDQLYISEKEVKDEKNIQEVFDLSDYEKCEELRKSKSRSKKNHSKFMLAHSKQPGNTAPNLIFLAVSPEEKESWINALNSAITRAKNRILDEVTVEEDSYLAHPTRDRAKIQHSRRPPTRGHLMAVASTSTSDGMLTLDLIQEEDTSPEDHGTCEESFRVDLDKSVAHLTASRRRSDSENVKSLEKGRSVSLPRREAISWDKTGKRNDAFEKGTMYTPQVPKKLSHSEKNKCASMEEILSRRDSSAHRAVLRKGLEAQFASGEPEQLARIQELVALKLEKTQELLAEVKGYGEGKRKTKDFDAAATTTSSSSKSDSESILQETERLLGEASSTWSQAKKVLQEIKELRDLYKQLELQPSDPKPKQISQSQYRKSMM
- the PLEKHO1 gene encoding pleckstrin homology domain-containing family O member 1 isoform X1, which produces MQHHSRSCLMPRRDRACDFRSMPWGPQDGNQQSMQPEKVGWVRKFCGKGIFREIWKNRYVVLKGDQLYISEKEVKDEKNIQEVFDLSDYEKCEELRKSKSRSKKNHSKFMLAHSKQPGNTAPNLIFLAVSPEEKESWINALNSAITRAKNRILDEVTVEEDSYLAHPTRDRAKIQHSRRPPTRGHLMAVASTSTSDGMLTLDLIQEEDTSPEDHGTCEESFRVDLDKSVAHLTASRRRSDSENVKSLEKGRSVSLPRREAISWDKTGKRNDAFEKGTMYTPQVPKKLSHSEKNKCASMEEILSRRDSSAHRAVLRKGLEAQFASGEPEQLARIQELVALKLEKTQELLAEVKGYGEGKRKTKDFDAAATTTSSSSKSDSESILQETERLLGEASSTWSQAKKVLQEIKELRDLYKQLELQPSDPKPKQISQSQYRKSMM